From a region of the Streptomyces caniferus genome:
- a CDS encoding ATP-binding protein has product MSTAEAPRTVTASPVLELQLDCRSEAVGPARHLATAFLEQLEPAVERDAREAVILVVSELVTNAVRHAGGKVCTLRLRAGPESVVVDVNDSSPVLPRPRTPDVTGEGGGFGWSMVCRIATVVKIKRESAGKTVTAIIPRQDRDSS; this is encoded by the coding sequence ATGAGCACCGCCGAGGCTCCGCGCACCGTTACGGCGTCGCCGGTGCTGGAACTCCAACTGGACTGTCGGTCCGAAGCCGTCGGACCTGCCCGGCACCTTGCCACCGCCTTCCTGGAACAACTGGAACCCGCGGTGGAAAGGGATGCCAGGGAGGCAGTGATCCTGGTGGTCTCCGAACTGGTGACCAATGCGGTCCGGCACGCGGGCGGAAAGGTCTGCACGCTGCGGCTGAGGGCCGGTCCGGAGTCGGTGGTGGTCGACGTGAACGACTCCAGCCCTGTGCTTCCTCGCCCCCGTACCCCCGACGTCACCGGCGAGGGCGGCGGTTTTGGATGGTCGATGGTCTGCCGTATCGCGACCGTCGTGAAGATCAAGAGGGAGTCGGCCGGTAAAACCGTGACCGCGATCATTCCCCGTCAGGACCGCGACTCCTCTTGA